The genomic DNA CTTAGGGAAGCGGCACACTTTTCTCATCTGCAAACTGCGTTTTCGCGTCGAGCGACGCCCACCGCGGCGTTCGACGAGTCGATAGGCGGTCTCTTTCGCAGTCGTGTCGTGCGTCCACTTATGAGTGGGCTGTATGGGAATCTATACCCATTACGCTCGCGGTCTGAATGGAACGTCGCTTTGGCGCTCCCATGTGCCCACAGCGCGCGCCGATCGCGGCGCAGCGACGACGCGAAACGCCGTCTTCGCAGTCTCTCGCCAGTTTCTGGCACTTCCTTCGGGAGTTTCGTGATGAGTCAAGGCGCTACCATTCCGCGCTCCGGTTCGCCCTTCGACGATCGTTCGCCGCGCGAGGCGAACGACGGCGCCGGCCGCGCGTTTCCCTATCCGGGGATTCCCACTACGTGCGACGGCGCCGAAGCAGTCGTGCATGTGGAAATCGCGGTCACGCAAGCGGCTGGCGCTTATCCCATCACCAGTTCGACCACGATGGGGGGCGGATATGACACAGCGGTCACCAACGGCGCGAAGAATCTCTGGGGCGATTCGCTGATCTTCTTCGAGCCGGAAAGCGAGCACAGCGCCGCGACGTTTTGCGAAGGCTTTGCCGCCGCCGGGGGGCGAGTGACCAACTTCACCTCCGGGCAAGGGCTCGTGTTGATGAAGGAAGTGCTCTACACGATCTCCGGCAAACGCTTGCCGGTGGTGATGAACATCGGCGCTCGTGCGCTTACGAGCCATGCGTTGAACGTCCATGCCGGGCACGACGATGTGATGTGCGTCGCCGATGTGGGGTGGGGCATGCTGTTTGGGCGTAACGCGCAAGAGGCCGGCGACCTGTGTCTCATTTCGCGGCGCGCGGCCGAGGCCTCGAATACGCCGTTTTTTAACGTACAGGATGGGTTCCTCACCACGCACACCGTGGAAAAGGTGAACTTGCCTGAGCATGAATTCATGAAGGAGTTTCTCGGCCCGCCGAGCGCACGGCTGTTCAACCTGATGGATCCGGAAAACCCGCTCATGTCCGGGACGGTGCAGAACCAGGATTCGTACATGAAGGGGAAGATCGCCCAACGTTGGTACTACGATCGCGTGGCGCCGGCGCTCGTGGATGCGTTCGAGACCTTCTATCAGCAGACCGGACGGCGGTACGACTTCGTCGAACCGTATCGCTGCGCCGACGCCGAATACATCCTGGTCGGCATGGGTAGTTATATGGAGACCGTCCGCGCCACGGTCGACTATCTGCGCGATCAATGCGGCATCGACGTCGGCTGCTTGAACGTCTGCTGCTTCCGACCGTTCCCAGCGCGACAGATTGTCGAAGCCCTCCGCGATTGCCGGGCGTTTTCTGTGCTGGAACGAATGGACGATCCGCTTTCCACGACAGGGAATCACCTTACGCGCGAGATCAAGGCGGCCCTCTGCGACGCGATGACCGGGCAGAACGGACAAGAGAAGATCGAGCGCATCCCGCAGATTTATTCCGGCTCCGCGGGCCTCGGCAGCCGCGACGTGCGGCCGGGGGACATCATCGCGATCGTGGAAAACATGATCCACGACGGCCAGGACTATTTCTGCGTGGGCATCGATCATCCGTTGGCGCTCAAGGTGACCGAAGATCCCGACCTGCGCGAATCGGGCACGTTCAGCATGCGCGGCCATTCCATCGGCGGCTTCGGCTCCGTGACGACGAACAAGGTGATCGCCACGATTGCGGGTGATGTGTTCGGCAAGGACGTGCAGGCGTACCCGAAGTACGGCTCCGAAAAGAAGGGACTGCCGACGACGTACTACCTGTCAATCGCCGAGAATCACATCCTGCTCCACAGCGAACTGGAACAGGTCGACCTTGTCGTGCTGAATGACACCACGGCGCTGTTCAGCGGAAATCCATTGAAAGGACTCGTCAAGGAAGCCGCGATCGTCATGCAGTCGCCATATACGAATCCGGTCGACGTCTGGCAGCGCATTCCTGTGCATCAACAGCGATTCATCCGGGAGCAGAACCTGCATGTGTACTACATCGACATGGTGCAGATCGCCCGCGAATTGGCGTCGCTGGCGGATTTGCAGATGCGGATGCAGGGCATCGTGCTGTTGGGCGCGTTCCTCAAGCTGACGCCGTACGGCCGCAAGAGCAACATGACCGCCGAACAAGTCTACGCGGGCGTCGAACAGGCCTTGCGAAAATACTTCGGCAAACGCGGCGAACGCGTCGTGCAAGACAACCTGAACTGCGTGAAGCGCGGCTACAGCGAACTGCTGGAAGTGCCGCGAGAACTGATGAACAAATGAGGCGTTAACCATTTCAACCGCAGAGGCGCGGAGGAATTTCTAATTTCTAAAATTGAATGTCGAATCAAATCCGAATGTCGAATGGCCGTGCCGGAAATCAAGTCAAATGTTTCAGTTCGTCATTTGAACATTTGCATTTGATTCGACATTCAGATTTAGAACTTCCCCCTCAGCACCTTCGCGGATCTTAATTGCTGAAATCTCGCCCCCTCCCCAAGGTCTGATCCCATGGCCACTGATGTTCGCGACGAATCGATGAACGCAGCGAATGACCGCGATCCTTATAACAACAACTGCTACGGCACGCTGGTCGACTCCGGCTACAAGTTGGTCAACCTGCCGATTCTGGATGTCGTCGATTTCAACGAGCGCGTCATTCGCGGCTACGAAGAGGGGACCGCGGAGAAGAAGATGCCGGCCGAGTTGGGTCTGGCCCGGTCGCTGGTCGCGGCCGGCACCGCGACACTGCGCGACTTCAGCTACATCGCGCCGGAGATCCCGGAGTACAAGCCTTCCAACTGCACCGGCTGCATGGATTGCGTCACGCTCTGCCCCGATACGGCAATCCTGGGCAAAGTGCTCGGCGAAAGCGAGTTCGAGAAGCGGCTCGCCGAAATTCACGACCCGGCCGATCGCGAGATGTTCCGCGCGCAGTGGTCGAAGACGCGGAAGTATTACGAAGGCCCAGCCAAGAAGGTCGGCGAAGGGGGCATGTTCTCGATCATTATCGACCCCAGCAAGTGCAAAGGTTGCGCCGAG from Planctomycetia bacterium includes the following:
- a CDS encoding 2-oxoacid:acceptor oxidoreductase family protein gives rise to the protein MSQGATIPRSGSPFDDRSPREANDGAGRAFPYPGIPTTCDGAEAVVHVEIAVTQAAGAYPITSSTTMGGGYDTAVTNGAKNLWGDSLIFFEPESEHSAATFCEGFAAAGGRVTNFTSGQGLVLMKEVLYTISGKRLPVVMNIGARALTSHALNVHAGHDDVMCVADVGWGMLFGRNAQEAGDLCLISRRAAEASNTPFFNVQDGFLTTHTVEKVNLPEHEFMKEFLGPPSARLFNLMDPENPLMSGTVQNQDSYMKGKIAQRWYYDRVAPALVDAFETFYQQTGRRYDFVEPYRCADAEYILVGMGSYMETVRATVDYLRDQCGIDVGCLNVCCFRPFPARQIVEALRDCRAFSVLERMDDPLSTTGNHLTREIKAALCDAMTGQNGQEKIERIPQIYSGSAGLGSRDVRPGDIIAIVENMIHDGQDYFCVGIDHPLALKVTEDPDLRESGTFSMRGHSIGGFGSVTTNKVIATIAGDVFGKDVQAYPKYGSEKKGLPTTYYLSIAENHILLHSELEQVDLVVLNDTTALFSGNPLKGLVKEAAIVMQSPYTNPVDVWQRIPVHQQRFIREQNLHVYYIDMVQIARELASLADLQMRMQGIVLLGAFLKLTPYGRKSNMTAEQVYAGVEQALRKYFGKRGERVVQDNLNCVKRGYSELLEVPRELMNK